One Globicephala melas chromosome 6, mGloMel1.2, whole genome shotgun sequence genomic window carries:
- the LOC115863810 gene encoding small ribosomal subunit protein eS6-like translates to MKLNISFPATGCQKLIEVDDERELRIFYEKRMATEVAADALGEEWKGYVVRISGGNDKQGFPMKQGVLTHGRVRLLLSKGHSCYRPRRTGERKRKSVRGCIVDANLSVLNLVIVKKGEKDIPGLTDTTVPRRLGPKRASRIRKLFNLSKEDDVRQYVVRKPLNKEGKKPRTKAPKIQRLVTPRVLQHKRRRIALKKQRTKKNKEEAAEYAKLLAKRMKEAKEKRQEQIAKRRRLSSLRASTSKSESSQK, encoded by the coding sequence ATGAAGCTGAACATCTCTTTCCCGGCCACTGGCTGCCAGAAACTCATTGAAGTGGACGATGAACGAGAACTTCGAATCTTTTATGAGAAGCGTATGGCCACAGAAGTTGCTGCTGACGCTCTGGGTGAAGAATGGAAGGGTTATGTGGTCCGAATCAGTGGTGGGAACGACAAACAGGGTTTCCCCATGAAGCAGGGTGTCTTGACCCATGGCCGAGTCCGCCTGCTACTGAGTAAGGGGCATTCCTGTTACAGACCAAGGAGGACTGGAGAAAGAAAGCGCAAATCTGTACGGGGCTGCATTGTGGATGCCAATCTGAGCGTTCTCAATTTGGTCATTGtaaaaaaaggggagaaggatATTCCTGGACTCACTGATACTACTGTGCCTCGTCGCCTGGGGCCCAAAAGAGCTAGCAGAATCCGCAAACTTTTCAATCTCTCTAAAGAAGATGATGTCCGCCAGTATGTTGTGAGAAAGCCCCTAAACAAAGAAGGTAAGAAACCTAGGACCAAAGCACCCAAGATTCAGCGTCTTGTTACTCCACGTGTTCTGCAACACAAACGTCGGCGAATTGCTCTGAAGAAACAGCGtactaagaaaaataaggaagaggCTGCAGAATATGCTAAACTTTTGGCCAAGAGAATGAAGGAGGCCAAAGAAAAACGCCAGGAACAGATTGCCAAGAGACGGAGGCTGTCCTCTCTGAGAGCTTCTACTTCTAAGTCTGAGTCCAGTCAAAAATGA